One genomic segment of Desulfomicrobium sp. ZS1 includes these proteins:
- a CDS encoding type IV toxin-antitoxin system AbiEi family antitoxin domain-containing protein — MKQTPEDIFRANGGRLRMSEAIAHGISRYMLYSLRDRGVIEQLSRGVYRLVELPPIGNPDLVTVALRVPNAVICLISALAFHEMTTQIPHGVSVAIPLQARRPELDHPPLFVHRFSGASYTAGVEEHRIDGVPVNIYSPEKTIADCFKFRNKIGMDVVLEALKLYKTRKPFKLTAVLNFATICRVQNVMRPYLEAIL, encoded by the coding sequence ATGAAACAGACACCGGAAGACATATTCCGAGCCAACGGCGGTCGGCTGCGCATGAGCGAAGCCATCGCGCACGGCATCTCCCGCTACATGCTCTACTCCCTCAGGGACAGGGGCGTGATCGAGCAACTTAGCCGTGGGGTGTACCGCCTCGTGGAACTGCCCCCCATCGGTAACCCCGATCTGGTGACTGTCGCACTGCGCGTCCCGAACGCGGTCATCTGTCTGATTTCCGCCCTCGCCTTCCACGAGATGACCACACAGATCCCGCACGGAGTCTCCGTGGCCATTCCACTTCAGGCGAGACGGCCGGAACTGGACCATCCTCCGCTGTTCGTGCACCGGTTTTCTGGTGCGTCGTACACGGCTGGCGTCGAAGAGCACCGGATCGACGGGGTGCCAGTCAACATCTACTCCCCTGAAAAAACCATCGCCGACTGCTTCAAATTCCGGAACAAGATCGGCATGGACGTAGTGCTGGAAGCGCTGAAACTCTACAAAACCAGAAAACCGTTCAAGCTCACAGCCGTGCTCAACTTTGCTACAATCTGTCGGGTTCAAAACGTGATGCGTCCCTACCTGGAGGCAATCCTTTGA
- a CDS encoding transposase domain-containing protein yields MLFSLVETTKANELEPQAYLKFLFERFPAAQTTEEMRALMPQHVDKSLLPSLPKPKPRKK; encoded by the coding sequence ATGCTCTTTTCCCTGGTGGAAACTACCAAGGCTAATGAGCTCGAGCCACAAGCCTACCTGAAATTCCTCTTCGAACGCTTCCCCGCAGCGCAGACCACGGAAGAAATGCGGGCGCTCATGCCGCAGCACGTGGACAAATCCCTTCTCCCAAGCCTCCCCAAGCCAAAGCCGCGCAAAAAGTAA
- a CDS encoding Fic family protein encodes MNSASAQNRPAGYAFLIAQFSLRVLPNWHRSSVRATGTIRAAVHGDHVESVYPPSYWPGDGLGNHMEFALKYDGVNPGILAALFEQVPGSEIAAWIASKPQGKYARRIWFLYEFLTGSVLPLPDLTSGNYVPVLEPDLYYTVPGRRVSRQRVVDNQLGGPHFCPVVRRTTKLKAMEASNLRGRCEDVVAAYRPDLLRRALSYLYTKETKSSFEIEQVKPSASRTEKFIGLLELAEHQDFCAKTQLIDVQNRIVDPRFQDTDYRTNQNYVGQSISYQKQLVHYICPSPTDLPALMDGLFATHRIMLDGDPPAVIHAAVVSYGFVFMHPFEDGNGRLHRFLIHNIFFLRGLVPKGLMFPVSAAMLKNPGLYDQSLEAFSAPLLRLVDYDLDETGNMTVSTDTRNLYRAIDMTAQAEALYEFVLLTIEHELVEELDFLNRYDLTKQAIQNIIDMPDRLIDLFIQFCLQNNGHLSVRKRTAYFDFLTDDELAHLEQAVQAGFTSAAGSASKA; translated from the coding sequence ATGAATTCAGCATCTGCCCAGAACCGACCTGCCGGGTATGCCTTCCTGATTGCACAGTTCAGCCTGCGCGTCCTGCCCAATTGGCACCGATCCTCGGTGCGGGCCACGGGCACCATACGCGCAGCAGTGCATGGTGACCATGTGGAATCCGTGTATCCGCCGTCCTACTGGCCCGGTGATGGTTTGGGCAATCATATGGAATTCGCCCTCAAGTATGATGGCGTCAATCCGGGCATTCTGGCCGCCTTGTTCGAGCAGGTTCCGGGTAGTGAAATCGCCGCCTGGATCGCCTCCAAACCCCAGGGAAAATACGCCCGCCGAATCTGGTTCCTGTATGAATTCCTGACCGGCTCCGTGCTTCCGCTGCCGGACCTGACCTCGGGCAACTACGTCCCGGTCCTGGAACCGGATCTCTATTACACCGTGCCGGGCAGGCGGGTGTCCCGGCAACGCGTTGTCGATAACCAGCTCGGCGGGCCACATTTCTGCCCGGTTGTGCGACGCACCACCAAGCTCAAGGCCATGGAAGCCAGCAATCTGCGCGGACGCTGCGAGGATGTCGTGGCCGCATACAGGCCGGATCTCCTTCGCCGTGCCCTGAGCTACCTCTACACCAAGGAAACCAAATCCTCCTTTGAGATCGAGCAGGTCAAACCCAGCGCATCCCGCACGGAAAAATTCATCGGCCTGCTGGAGCTGGCCGAGCATCAGGACTTTTGCGCCAAGACCCAGCTCATCGATGTCCAGAACCGCATTGTCGACCCCAGATTTCAGGACACGGATTACCGGACCAACCAGAACTATGTCGGCCAGTCCATTTCCTATCAAAAGCAACTGGTGCACTACATCTGCCCCAGCCCCACGGATCTGCCTGCACTCATGGATGGCCTATTTGCCACTCATCGCATCATGCTGGATGGTGATCCGCCCGCCGTGATCCATGCCGCCGTCGTTTCTTACGGATTTGTCTTCATGCATCCCTTCGAGGACGGCAACGGACGTCTGCACCGTTTCCTGATTCACAACATCTTTTTTCTGCGCGGCTTGGTGCCCAAAGGGCTCATGTTTCCGGTCTCCGCCGCCATGCTCAAGAATCCCGGCCTTTACGATCAGTCCCTGGAGGCGTTTTCCGCCCCGTTGTTGCGCCTGGTTGATTACGATCTGGATGAGACCGGCAACATGACCGTGAGCACGGACACCAGGAACCTCTACCGTGCCATCGACATGACGGCTCAGGCCGAAGCCCTGTACGAATTTGTCCTGCTGACCATCGAACACGAACTGGTCGAAGAGCTGGATTTTCTGAACCGGTATGACCTCACCAAACAGGCTATCCAAAACATCATTGATATGCCGGACCGCCTGATTGATCTGTTCATTCAATTTTGCCTGCAAAATAATGGGCACTTGTCTGTCCGCAAGCGTACTGCATACTTCGACTTTCTGACCGACGATGAACTGGCGCACCTGGAGCAGGCTGTCCAAGCCGGTTTCACCTCTGCCGCCGGGTCGGCATCAAAGGCATAA
- a CDS encoding BREX-1 system adenine-specific DNA-methyltransferase PglX yields the protein MATVSDLMPTPHTMNKAVLKSYAPAARFEFIQAVTDRAKV from the coding sequence ATGGCCACCGTATCCGACCTCATGCCCACACCACACACCATGAACAAAGCGGTTCTCAAATCCTACGCTCCTGCCGCCCGTTTTGAATTCATTCAGGCAGTGACCGATCGCGCCAAGGTTTAG
- a CDS encoding UbiX family flavin prenyltransferase, which produces MTVDRRIILAISGASGMEYARLLARALREAPGLELHGIISDGARQVFRHELDSDPLDLEACFHFLYDPANIAAAPASGSWEHSGMIVCPCSMASLAAIATGVGSNLLHRAADVTLKERRPLILVPRETPLSEIHLKNMLRAHRAGAVIMPPCPGFYHRPETIEQLVSQFVGRILEQLGLPHSLYTRWS; this is translated from the coding sequence ATGACAGTTGACCGACGCATAATCCTGGCCATTTCCGGGGCCAGCGGCATGGAGTATGCCCGGCTCCTGGCGCGGGCCTTGCGCGAGGCTCCGGGGCTTGAGTTGCATGGGATCATCTCCGACGGCGCGCGTCAGGTCTTTCGGCATGAACTCGATTCGGACCCGCTCGATCTGGAAGCATGCTTTCATTTCCTGTATGACCCTGCCAATATCGCGGCCGCTCCTGCCAGCGGTTCCTGGGAGCACTCGGGCATGATCGTCTGTCCGTGCTCCATGGCCAGCCTCGCCGCCATCGCCACCGGGGTCGGTTCCAATCTGCTGCACCGCGCCGCCGACGTGACCCTCAAAGAGCGCCGCCCGCTGATTCTGGTGCCGCGCGAAACGCCCTTGAGCGAGATCCATCTCAAGAACATGCTCCGCGCCCACCGGGCCGGAGCCGTGATCATGCCGCCCTGTCCCGGATTCTATCATCGTCCGGAAACCATCGAGCAGCTCGTGAGCCAGTTCGTGGGCCGCATCCTCGAACAGCTCGGATTGCCCCACAGCCTCTACACTCGCTGGAGCTGA
- a CDS encoding site-2 protease family protein, which yields MFDITQTLHHFSIIALPFFLGITCHEVAHGYVSYLMGDPTAKLAGRLTLNPLKHLDPMGTLVLVLTQMIGWAKPVPINPAYYKDYRRGIFYVSLAGPMANFAVMIFFAILLKIIIVASQNPGSAEYAYILRPMINIAAAGVFINAILGTFNLLPIPPLDGSKILACMLPGPMAARFMQLERYGFIILLLLAFTGGLGMILSPVSAFVQNMIIKPLL from the coding sequence ATGTTCGACATAACTCAGACACTCCATCATTTCTCCATTATCGCCCTGCCCTTCTTTCTTGGCATCACCTGCCACGAAGTCGCGCACGGCTATGTTTCCTACCTTATGGGCGATCCCACGGCCAAGCTGGCCGGAAGGCTGACCCTCAACCCGCTGAAGCATCTCGACCCCATGGGCACCCTGGTCCTGGTTCTGACACAGATGATCGGATGGGCCAAACCCGTGCCCATCAACCCCGCCTATTACAAGGACTACCGGCGCGGCATCTTCTATGTGTCCCTGGCCGGACCGATGGCCAACTTCGCGGTGATGATCTTCTTCGCCATCCTGCTCAAAATCATCATCGTCGCATCCCAGAATCCCGGATCCGCCGAATACGCGTATATCCTGCGGCCCATGATCAACATCGCCGCGGCCGGCGTCTTCATCAACGCCATCCTCGGCACCTTCAACCTGCTGCCCATCCCCCCGCTGGACGGCAGCAAGATCCTGGCCTGCATGCTGCCCGGGCCCATGGCCGCGCGGTTCATGCAGCTGGAGCGCTACGGCTTCATCATCCTGCTTCTGCTGGCCTTCACCGGGGGCCTCGGCATGATTCTGTCCCCTGTTTCGGCTTTTGTGCAAAACATGATCATCAAACCACTGCTTTAA
- a CDS encoding tryptophan--tRNA ligase, translated as MKKLTVLTGITTSGTPHLGNYVGAIRPAIEASRDENVNSYYFLADFHSLIKCHDPARIHQSRLEVAATWLALGLDTDKSTFYCQSDITEIPELTWILTCMTAKGLMNRAHAYKAAVQDNEEGGSPDPDKGITMGLYSYPILMAADILMFNANIVPVGKDQTQHLEMTRDIAQRFNHHFGEHFVLPEARVDESTAVLTGLDGRKMSKSYNNYIPLFAPEKDLRKLIMKITTNSQAPEEPKETEGCALFEMFRAFATKDQVAEMRAKFAAGIGWGYVKQDLFEVVNAQLAEPRKKYAELMQNPAYIEKVLKEGAEKARAYSRPFLNRIRESVGIKTLTA; from the coding sequence ATGAAGAAACTGACCGTCCTGACCGGAATCACCACCTCCGGCACGCCGCACCTGGGCAATTACGTCGGCGCCATCCGCCCGGCCATCGAGGCCAGCCGCGATGAAAACGTCAACTCCTACTATTTTCTGGCCGATTTCCATTCGCTGATCAAATGTCATGATCCGGCCCGCATTCATCAGTCCCGCCTGGAAGTGGCCGCCACTTGGCTGGCCCTGGGTCTGGATACGGACAAAAGCACCTTCTACTGCCAGTCCGACATCACCGAAATCCCGGAGCTAACCTGGATCCTGACCTGCATGACGGCCAAGGGCCTCATGAACCGCGCCCACGCCTACAAGGCCGCGGTGCAAGACAACGAGGAAGGCGGCAGCCCCGATCCGGACAAGGGCATCACCATGGGCCTCTACTCCTATCCCATCCTCATGGCCGCCGACATCCTCATGTTCAACGCCAACATCGTGCCCGTGGGCAAGGATCAGACCCAGCACCTGGAGATGACCCGCGACATCGCCCAGCGCTTCAACCACCATTTCGGCGAGCACTTCGTCCTGCCCGAGGCCCGCGTGGACGAATCCACGGCCGTGCTGACCGGTCTTGACGGACGCAAGATGAGCAAGAGCTACAACAACTACATCCCGCTGTTCGCCCCGGAAAAGGACCTGCGCAAGCTGATCATGAAGATCACCACCAACTCCCAGGCCCCTGAGGAGCCCAAGGAGACCGAGGGCTGCGCCCTGTTCGAAATGTTCCGCGCCTTCGCCACGAAGGATCAGGTCGCCGAAATGCGGGCCAAATTCGCCGCAGGCATCGGCTGGGGCTACGTCAAGCAGGACCTGTTCGAGGTCGTCAACGCCCAGCTGGCCGAACCGCGCAAAAAATACGCCGAGCTGATGCAAAACCCGGCCTATATCGAGAAAGTGCTGAAGGAAGGCGCTGAAAAAGCCCGCGCCTACAGCCGACCCTTCCTGAACCGCATCCGCGAGTCCGTAGGGATCAAGACGCTTACGGCCTAA
- a CDS encoding M3 family metallopeptidase, with product MHEPNPLRSWELCPDFPSITADHVMPAMQHVIATSSAELEALEQAAPRTWHGLLVPLERLTDRVARVWGVATHLHNVKNSDAMRQAYAQTQPLVVEFHNRLGQSRPVYDALLALRESPDFLSFSQALQRTISLLVRDAALQGVGLSPENRERFNAISQELAELSTRFTNNVLDATQTYALTLTQKDEVAGLPEDSLRLAASMARARGQENATAENGPWCVTLDLPSFLSFMQHASRRDLRENVYRAYITRAASGDTDNLPHIRRILKLRRELAKLLGFENFAGVSLERKMAPNVDSIKTLLRTIQDAATDQALNDLIELGELARAGGQSDDIQPWDVMYWAERVKEQRFGLRDELIRPYFPLPAILKGLFDLIENLFAVRIEAGAEVPTWHADVTYYRVKNSEGLEIAGFYLDPYARPEEKRGGAWMDELYGRSTVCAPRGHAVRLPIAYVNCNQRPALDDAPSLMSFQEVTTLFHEFGHALQHMLTTVDHGFVAGISNIEWDAVELPSQFMENWCYHLQTLTGLARHYRTGEPMAAEPLDQILETRTFRAGSNALRQVCFALTDLALHTADPDTLDPTDTAQRIAREILPLPPLPEDRFLCSFSHIFAGGYAAGYYSYKWAEVLSADAFGAFVDAGLEDPARRQDMGLCFRNTVLALGGSRHPMDIFRLFRGREPDPRALLRQEGLLPANKDN from the coding sequence ATGCACGAGCCAAATCCCCTGCGGAGCTGGGAACTGTGTCCCGATTTCCCTTCCATCACCGCCGATCATGTCATGCCGGCCATGCAACACGTCATTGCCACAAGCAGCGCCGAATTGGAGGCCCTCGAACAGGCCGCGCCCCGAACCTGGCACGGTCTGTTGGTTCCTTTGGAGCGCCTGACCGACAGGGTCGCGCGCGTCTGGGGCGTGGCCACGCACCTGCACAACGTCAAGAACAGCGACGCCATGCGTCAGGCCTATGCACAGACACAGCCCCTGGTCGTGGAATTTCACAACCGACTGGGCCAGAGCCGCCCCGTCTACGACGCGCTCCTCGCCCTGCGGGAGAGCCCGGATTTTCTCTCGTTCAGCCAAGCCCTCCAGCGGACCATCAGCCTGCTGGTGCGCGACGCGGCCCTGCAGGGCGTAGGACTTTCGCCCGAGAACCGCGAACGCTTCAATGCCATAAGCCAGGAGCTGGCCGAGCTATCCACCCGCTTCACCAATAATGTTCTCGACGCGACCCAGACCTATGCCCTGACCCTGACGCAAAAGGACGAGGTCGCAGGACTCCCCGAAGACTCGCTGCGCCTGGCCGCAAGCATGGCCCGGGCACGCGGGCAAGAGAACGCCACGGCGGAAAACGGCCCCTGGTGCGTCACCCTTGACCTGCCCTCGTTTCTGTCCTTTATGCAGCACGCCTCCCGACGCGATCTGCGTGAGAATGTCTACCGGGCTTACATAACCCGCGCCGCCAGCGGCGATACGGACAATCTGCCCCATATCCGGCGCATTCTGAAACTGCGCCGGGAGCTGGCCAAGCTGCTTGGCTTTGAGAATTTCGCGGGCGTAAGTCTTGAACGCAAGATGGCCCCAAACGTGGACAGCATCAAAACCCTGCTGCGCACGATCCAGGACGCGGCCACGGACCAGGCCTTGAACGACCTCATTGAGCTGGGCGAACTGGCCCGCGCAGGCGGACAGTCCGATGACATCCAGCCCTGGGACGTCATGTATTGGGCCGAAAGGGTGAAGGAGCAGCGTTTCGGACTACGCGACGAGCTGATCCGCCCCTATTTTCCGCTGCCGGCCATCCTCAAGGGTCTCTTCGATCTGATCGAGAACCTCTTCGCCGTCAGGATCGAAGCCGGCGCCGAGGTGCCGACCTGGCACGCGGATGTGACCTACTATCGGGTCAAAAACAGTGAAGGCCTCGAAATCGCAGGCTTTTATCTGGACCCCTACGCCCGCCCCGAAGAAAAGCGCGGCGGCGCCTGGATGGATGAACTTTACGGACGCAGCACGGTCTGCGCCCCACGCGGTCATGCCGTGCGCCTGCCCATTGCCTATGTGAACTGCAATCAGCGCCCGGCCCTGGACGACGCGCCCTCGCTGATGAGTTTCCAGGAGGTGACCACGCTTTTCCACGAATTCGGCCATGCCCTGCAGCACATGCTGACCACGGTGGACCATGGCTTCGTGGCCGGAATCTCCAATATCGAATGGGATGCCGTGGAGCTGCCGAGTCAGTTCATGGAAAACTGGTGTTACCACCTTCAGACCCTGACCGGGCTGGCCCGCCATTACCGCACAGGGGAGCCCATGGCCGCGGAACCTCTGGACCAGATCCTTGAAACCCGGACCTTTCGCGCCGGTTCCAACGCCCTGCGCCAGGTCTGCTTCGCCCTGACCGACCTGGCCCTGCACACGGCCGATCCGGACACCCTTGATCCCACGGACACCGCCCAGCGTATCGCCCGCGAAATCCTGCCCCTGCCGCCACTGCCCGAGGACCGCTTCCTGTGCTCCTTCTCGCACATCTTTGCCGGCGGCTACGCGGCCGGGTATTACAGCTACAAATGGGCCGAAGTTTTGAGCGCCGACGCTTTCGGCGCGTTTGTGGACGCCGGGCTTGAAGATCCGGCCCGCAGACAGGATATGGGCCTGTGCTTCCGGAATACGGTCCTGGCCCTGGGCGGCAGCCGTCACCCCATGGACATTTTTCGTCTTTTTCGAGGTCGCGAACCCGACCCAAGGGCCCTCCTGCGCCAGGAAGGCCTTTTGCCTGCAAACAAGGATAACTAG
- the ylqF gene encoding ribosome biogenesis GTPase YlqF, protein MSIQWFPGHMHRARKQIALVMAKVDVVIEVLDARLPGYSENPLLRELRGPRPCLKVLNKSDLADPAVTASWMDFYRECGTVPMEISATSPKDAKRILAILPGMVKERNFLMQPVNCLIVGIPNVGKSTLMNTLVGRKVARAANQAAITTKQKRVHIGDELTLYDTPGVLWPKIVSATASYMLAGSGAVRETAMDNAEVAAHVGDYLLREYPILIQERYKLAELPQEGLELLEALGKKRGCLIKGGEVDVTKAAGILLNELRTGQIGRISLQKPPAPKAA, encoded by the coding sequence ATGTCGATTCAATGGTTTCCCGGCCACATGCACCGGGCCAGAAAGCAGATAGCCTTGGTCATGGCCAAGGTTGACGTGGTCATCGAAGTGCTCGATGCCCGCCTGCCCGGTTACAGCGAAAATCCCTTGCTGCGTGAACTTCGCGGACCAAGGCCGTGCCTGAAAGTTCTGAACAAGAGCGATCTGGCCGACCCGGCCGTGACCGCGTCCTGGATGGATTTCTACCGCGAATGCGGCACCGTGCCCATGGAAATAAGCGCCACCTCCCCCAAGGACGCCAAGCGGATTCTGGCCATCCTGCCGGGCATGGTCAAAGAGCGCAATTTCCTCATGCAGCCCGTCAACTGCCTCATCGTCGGCATCCCCAATGTGGGCAAGTCCACCCTCATGAACACCCTGGTCGGGCGTAAGGTCGCCCGGGCCGCCAACCAGGCCGCCATCACCACCAAGCAGAAACGGGTCCATATCGGCGACGAGCTGACCCTGTACGACACCCCCGGCGTGCTCTGGCCCAAGATCGTGAGCGCCACGGCCTCCTACATGCTGGCCGGCAGCGGCGCGGTGCGCGAGACCGCCATGGACAACGCCGAGGTCGCCGCACACGTCGGAGATTATCTTTTGCGCGAATACCCGATCCTGATCCAAGAACGCTATAAGCTCGCCGAACTGCCTCAGGAAGGCCTTGAGCTGCTCGAAGCTCTCGGCAAAAAACGCGGCTGTCTGATCAAAGGCGGCGAAGTGGACGTGACCAAGGCGGCGGGCATCCTTTTGAATGAACTGCGTACCGGACAGATCGGGCGCATCAGCCTGCAAAAGCCGCCTGCGCCCAAAGCGGCATAA
- the pspF gene encoding phage shock protein operon transcriptional activator, with amino-acid sequence MEAIGQSEAFLHFQEQLSRVARIDRPVLIIGERGTGKELAAARLHYLSQRWQGPLVTLNCAALAGSLLDAELFGHEVGAFTGATMRRKGRFENADTGTLFLDEIANLSPEAQEKILRVVEYGSFDRVGGSRPVTVNVRIVGATNVDLPQRAKLGAFKEDLLDRLSFEVLTVPPLRMREGDVQVLTRHFAARMAIGMGYPESPEFSARAMSMLTSHPWPGNVRELKNVVERAVYRTGPGTIREVVFDPFSSPYRPVERAEPAAPTIVTARDGVLRCAKPDLGIPLARAVRELEEAYLAAALEQSRHNQKRAADLLGLTYHQFRGLYRRLGADRED; translated from the coding sequence ATGGAAGCCATTGGCCAGTCCGAGGCATTTCTGCATTTTCAGGAACAGCTATCCCGCGTGGCGCGGATAGACAGGCCGGTGCTCATCATCGGCGAGCGCGGCACCGGCAAGGAGCTGGCCGCCGCGCGCCTGCATTATCTTTCGCAGCGCTGGCAGGGACCGCTGGTCACGCTCAACTGCGCGGCCCTGGCCGGATCGCTTCTGGATGCGGAACTCTTCGGGCACGAGGTCGGGGCGTTCACCGGCGCTACGATGCGCCGTAAAGGGCGCTTCGAGAACGCGGACACCGGCACCCTGTTTCTGGACGAGATCGCGAACCTCTCGCCGGAGGCGCAGGAAAAGATATTGCGTGTGGTGGAATACGGATCTTTCGACCGGGTTGGAGGAAGCCGGCCGGTGACGGTCAACGTGCGCATCGTGGGCGCGACCAATGTGGATCTTCCGCAGCGGGCCAAGCTTGGCGCTTTCAAGGAGGATTTGCTGGATCGCCTGAGCTTCGAGGTGCTGACCGTGCCGCCGCTGCGCATGCGCGAAGGGGACGTGCAGGTGCTGACCCGGCATTTCGCCGCACGCATGGCCATAGGCATGGGCTATCCCGAATCGCCGGAGTTTTCCGCGCGGGCCATGTCCATGCTCACGTCCCACCCTTGGCCGGGCAATGTGCGCGAGCTCAAGAACGTGGTCGAGCGGGCTGTGTACCGCACCGGTCCGGGAACAATCAGAGAAGTTGTCTTTGATCCCTTCTCGTCTCCGTATCGCCCGGTGGAGCGGGCCGAACCCGCAGCACCGACAATTGTAACGGCAAGGGATGGCGTTTTGCGCTGCGCCAAGCCTGATCTGGGCATTCCGCTGGCAAGGGCCGTGCGCGAGTTGGAAGAGGCGTATCTGGCTGCGGCCCTGGAGCAAAGCCGCCACAACCAAAAGCGGGCCGCCGATCTGCTGGGACTGACCTACCATCAGTTCCGCGGGCTGTATCGCAGGCTTGGCGCGGACCGGGAAGACTGA
- the pspA gene encoding phage shock protein PspA, with protein MGVFTRFKDIIGSNINSMLDKAEEPEKMIRLMIQEMEETSVELKAACAGLMADQKRIARELSQIGERTELWSNRAKLAMEKGREDLAREALLEKLSAQRLSEGLERERERFAVLIEQAREDIEQLEAKLESAKERQRSLAKRHVRADQRMRARSNVSRVQSSDVMMRFDQFEQRIERMEAEAELAAPRQNRNLEQEFALLEGGDEVEEQLASMRSAAKE; from the coding sequence ATGGGCGTATTTACCAGATTTAAAGACATTATCGGTTCCAATATCAATTCCATGCTGGACAAGGCCGAAGAGCCGGAAAAGATGATCCGGCTCATGATTCAGGAGATGGAAGAGACCTCGGTGGAGCTCAAGGCCGCCTGTGCCGGACTCATGGCCGATCAGAAGCGCATTGCCAGAGAACTGTCGCAGATCGGCGAGCGTACGGAGCTCTGGAGCAACAGGGCAAAGCTTGCCATGGAAAAGGGACGGGAAGATCTGGCCCGGGAGGCACTTCTCGAAAAGCTGAGCGCCCAGCGCCTGAGCGAAGGGCTGGAGCGGGAGCGGGAGCGTTTCGCGGTGCTGATCGAACAGGCCCGTGAAGACATCGAACAACTCGAAGCCAAGCTCGAATCGGCCAAGGAGCGCCAGCGCAGCCTGGCCAAGCGCCATGTGCGCGCGGACCAGCGCATGCGGGCCCGCTCCAACGTCTCGCGGGTCCAGTCCAGCGACGTGATGATGCGTTTCGATCAGTTCGAACAGCGCATTGAACGCATGGAAGCCGAGGCCGAACTGGCAGCCCCGCGCCAGAACCGGAACCTGGAACAGGAATTCGCCCTGCTTGAGGGCGGCGACGAAGTCGAAGAACAGCTTGCGTCCATGCGCTCCGCCGCCAAGGAATAG
- a CDS encoding envelope stress response membrane protein PspB, with product MEHFFGFIFVLMTAGILLVGAVIFGFIKMFTKSGEVNVAREAQMIQEIYNGMSRMEERIEALETILLEKDGKERKS from the coding sequence ATGGAACATTTTTTCGGCTTCATATTCGTGCTCATGACTGCCGGTATTCTGCTGGTCGGCGCGGTGATCTTCGGTTTCATCAAGATGTTCACCAAATCGGGCGAGGTCAATGTGGCCCGGGAAGCGCAGATGATCCAGGAGATCTATAACGGCATGTCACGCATGGAAGAGCGCATCGAAGCGCTGGAAACCATCCTCCTGGAAAAGGACGGCAAGGAGAGAAAATCGTGA
- the pspC gene encoding envelope stress response membrane protein PspC, with protein MRAFGRGNGRMRGGGFQGSRWRRPVDEQRDLYRARNGVFLGVCNGIARYFDIAPGAVRAVVILLFLVTGIWPVGLLYLIAAMVMKMEPVVPFNGPADQEFYNSYTSSRAGALERIKRKFDSLDRRLRRMEDVVTSRDFEWERRMRNS; from the coding sequence GTGAGAGCTTTCGGACGCGGCAATGGCCGCATGCGTGGCGGCGGATTTCAAGGATCGCGCTGGAGGCGGCCCGTGGATGAACAACGCGACCTCTACCGAGCCCGGAACGGAGTTTTTCTCGGTGTATGCAACGGCATCGCCAGATACTTCGACATCGCCCCCGGAGCGGTGCGAGCCGTCGTCATCCTTCTCTTCCTGGTCACCGGCATCTGGCCGGTGGGGCTTTTATACCTCATTGCGGCCATGGTCATGAAGATGGAGCCGGTAGTGCCCTTCAACGGCCCTGCGGACCAGGAATTCTACAATTCCTACACCAGCTCCCGGGCCGGAGCTCTGGAGCGGATCAAGCGCAAATTCGACAGCCTGGACCGCAGACTTCGGCGTATGGAGGACGTGGTCACCAGCCGCGATTTCGAATGGGAACGACGTATGCGCAATTCATAA